Proteins from one Triticum aestivum cultivar Chinese Spring chromosome 7A, IWGSC CS RefSeq v2.1, whole genome shotgun sequence genomic window:
- the LOC123151865 gene encoding uncharacterized protein produces MCKSHHRVQLVRNSGFGYLLELVDCPVPRGFVQWIADSVDTKAEAIVFNKKSIPLNAQSVEFVLGIPSGETIINTKEEEAGKQAFLALFGLTEVPTIKFFGNKLMNEEMSDDQIIRCFLVVALSTFLCPTANTKPSTKYMGALVNVEQLKQINWCRFVHDWKLMYITKYQKEKLKQNRTMMTLGGCIYHLAVRCLDFTDFGSIQIPSLMPRICVWKGDMVKHLSDMTIGRDGKYGCLTIKEVSETCYKDGTFEWASMIKNSNFRKAINNVAGNSLSDKVKEDIFLAYKNHMKNEDLNTCIKAKGLLLDTIRIITNASGESGDTVQVGSTGTELNASQQSNNSGDTVKLQSTELQEENDGGHLVQRKRRK; encoded by the exons ATGTGTAAGAGCCACCACAGGGTCCAGCTTGTTAGGAACAGCGGTTTCGGATATCTGTTGGAGCTGGTTGACTGTCCTGTACCCAGGGGGTTTGTGCAGTGGATCGCTGACAGTGTTGACACAAAAGCAGAAGCAATTGTTTTCAACAAGAAGAGCATTCCACTGAATGCTCAGTCAGTGGAGTTTGTGTTGGGGATTCCTTCAGGGGAAACAATCATAAACACTAAAGAAGAAGAGGCTGGCAAACAAGCTTTTCTTGCACTTTTTGGGTTGACAGAAGTCCCAACAATCAAATTCTTTGGCAATAAGCTGATGAACGAAGAAATGTCTGACGACCAGATCATCCGTTGTTTCCTGGTTGTGGCATTATCAACATTCCTCTGCCCGACAGCAAACACTAAACCAAGCACCAAATATATGGGAGCTCTAGTTAATGTGGAGCAACTCAAGCAAATAAATTGGTGCAGGTTTGTTCACGATTGGAAGTTGATGTATATAACGAAATACCAAAAGGAAAAGCTGAAGCAGAACCGAACAATGATGACTCTAGGAGGATGTATATACCACCTAGCA gtCCGTTGCCTTGATTTTACTGATTTTGGCTCAATTCAAATCCCATCTTTGATGCCCAGGATATGTGTTTGGAAGGGAGATATGGTCAAGCATTTAAGTGACATGACCATTGGAAGAGATGGAAAGTATGGATGTCTGACA ATAAAAGAAGTATCAGAAACCTGCTATAAGGATGGAACTTTTGAGTGGGCAAGTATGATTAAGAATTCAAATTTCAGGAAAGCGATAAACAATGTTGCAGGGAATTCTTTGTCTGACAAG GTCAAAGAGGATATCTTCCTCGCTTACAAAAACCATATGAAGAATGAAGACCTAAATACTTGCATCAAAGCTAAAGGGCTTCTGCTAGACACGATCCGCATCATAACCAATGCCTCTGGTGAATCAGGTGATACAGTTCAAGTGGGCTCAACAGGAACTGAATTGAATGCAAGCCAACAATCCAACAACTCAGGAGACACTGTCAAACTACAATCGACTGAACTTCAAGAGGAAAATGATGGAG GGCATCTGGTGCAAAGGAAAAGAAGGAAATGA
- the LOC123150911 gene encoding serine/threonine-protein kinase PBL36 isoform X2: MPPPPPSPRHRQERRGCGCWAVLARGLRGSCFRPAAAAADAPAGAAVKGGHVYDADHFQGKLGDENGVDSSIEKKISPKLLEFTFQELKSATVNFRPDSILGEGGFGYVFKGWIEPNSTAPAKPGTGLTVAVKSLKENALQGHREWVAEVDFLGQLHHKHLVKLIGYCIEDDQRLLVYEFMARGSLENHLFRRTLPLPWPCRMKVVLGAAKGLAFLHVGPKPVIYRDFKTSNILIDAEYNSKLSDFGLAKAGPQGDKTHVSTRVLGTYGYAAPEYVMTGHLTTKSDVYSFGVVLLEVLTGRRSVDKKRPPGEQNLVAWARPYLSDRRRLYQLVDPRLGLNYSVRGVQKIAQICHHCLNRDSKSRPMMDEVVKHLTPLQDLNDMAAASYRPRSSPRGKARR; the protein is encoded by the exons atgcctcctcctcctccttctccgcggcACCGGCAGGAGCGCCGCGGGTGCGGCTGCTGGGCCGTGCTCGCGCGGGGGCTGCGGGGCTCCTGCTTCCGcccggcggcggccgcggccgacGCCCCGGCCGGGGCCGCGGTCAAAGGCGGCCATGTCTACGACGCAG ATCATTTTCAGGGGAAGCTTGGTGACGAAAATGGTGTTGACTCATCAATTGAGAAGAAAATATCACCCAAGCTACTTGAATTCACTTTCCAAGAGCTGAAATCTGCCACTGTTAACTTCAGACCAGACAGTATTCTCGGAGAAGGTGGATTTGGGTATGTGTTCAAGGGGTGGATTGAGCCAAACAGTACAGCTCCTGCAAAACCTGGCACTGGTCTGACTGTAGCTGTCAAAAGTCTGAAGGAAAATGCTCTTCAAGGTCATAGAGAATGGGTG GCGGAAGTTGACTTTCTGGGACAGCTGCATCACAAACATCTTGTTAAGCTGATTGGATACTGTATTGAGGATGACCAAAGGCTGCTTGTGTATGAATTCATGGCACGGGGAAGTCTAGAAAATCATCTTTTCAGAA GGACTCTTCCCCTACCTTGGCCGTGCAGGATGAAGGTTGTTCTTGGTGCTGCTAAAGGTCTAGCCTTCCTACATGTTGGTCCCAAACCAGTTATTTACAGGGATTTTAAGACATCAAATATTCTTATCGATGCG GAGTACAATTCAAAACTTTCAGATTTTGGGCTCGCAAAAGCTGGCCCCCAAGGTGATAAAACCCATGTCTCTACTCGAGTTCTTGGCACCTATGGCTATGCTGCGCCCGAGTATGTAATGACAG GCCACTTAACAACCAAGAGCGACGTATATAGCTTCGGAGTCGTGCTGCTGGAGGTGCTGACTGGCAGGAGATCAGTGGACAAGAAGCGACCTCCAGGGGAGCAGAACCTCGTTGCATGGGCGAGGCCGTATCTGAGCGACCGGCGAAGGCTCTATCAGCTCGTAGACCCTCGCCTGGGACTGAACTATTCCGTCAGAGGTGTTCAGAAGATTGCCCAGATCTGCCACCACTGCCTCAACCGTGACAGCAAGTCGCGCCCGATGATGGACGAGGTTGTCAAGCATCTGACGCCGCTGCAGGACCTTAACGACATGGCCGCCGCGTCGTATAGGCCCCGGTCATCACCCCGTG GAAAGGCGCGGCGGTGA
- the LOC123151866 gene encoding protein FAR1-RELATED SEQUENCE 5-like: MYELYGDCLSFDTTYKTNRYNMSFAPFVGITGHGLNCLFACAIVHNETVDTFEWLFDTFLDCMRRKAPLTVITDQDVAMKTAVPAVFKGVVHRCYLFHIMKKVRERCVRTFSTQPDLYVDFSDIMHNCPTEAEFETLWPSLTQKYGVDNFKYFRYMWKYRKLFFPVYFKKSVFPFIHSTARSEGTNAIFKDNVGSTFNVITFLREYERILKAMQENEKEQDSITRTTKPSYWLGTELELQAAEKYNRAIFYRFQKVIKFAS; this comes from the coding sequence ATGTATGAGCTGTATGGTGATTGTTTGAGTTTCGACACGACATACAAGACAAATCGTTACAATATGTCATTTGCACCGTTTGTTGGCATCACTGGACACGGGCTCAACTGCTTGTTTGCTTGTGCTATAGTGCACAACGAGACGGTGGACACATTTGAATGGCTTTTCGACACATTTCTGGACTGCATGCGTCGAAAAGCTCCTCTCACGGTCATTACTGACCAAGATGTGGCGATGAAGACCGCGGTTCCTGCTGTTTTCAAGGGTGTTGTTCATAGGTGTTATCTCTTCCACATAATGAAAAAGGTTCGGGAAAGATGTGTGAGAACCTTTTCAACACAACCAGACTTGTATGTTgacttcagcgacatcatgcataACTGCCCGACAGAGGCAGAGTTTGAGACGTTGTGGCCATCGTTGACGCAGAAATATGGAGTAGATAATTTCAAGTACTTCAGGTACATGTGGAAGTACAGGAAGTTGTTTTTCCCAGTCTATTTCAAGAAAAGCGTCTTCCCATTCATCCACTCGACTGCCCGGAGTGAAGGGACAAATGCCATATTCAAGGACAATGTAGGCTCAACATTCAATGTGATTACCTTTTTGCGTGAGTATGAGCGGATATTGAAAGCGATGCAGGAGAATGAGAAGGAACAAGACTCTATTACCAGAACAACAAAGCCATCCTACTGGCTGGGCACTGAACTAGAATTGCAGGCTGCAGAGAAGTACAATAGAGCGATATTCTACAGATTTCAGAAAGTTATAAAGTTTGCAAGCTAG
- the LOC123150911 gene encoding serine/threonine-protein kinase PBL36 isoform X1, with product MPPPPPSPRHRQERRGCGCWAVLARGLRGSCFRPAAAAADAPAGAAVKGGHVYDAAETRYLNSSNRDLADHFQGKLGDENGVDSSIEKKISPKLLEFTFQELKSATVNFRPDSILGEGGFGYVFKGWIEPNSTAPAKPGTGLTVAVKSLKENALQGHREWVAEVDFLGQLHHKHLVKLIGYCIEDDQRLLVYEFMARGSLENHLFRRTLPLPWPCRMKVVLGAAKGLAFLHVGPKPVIYRDFKTSNILIDAEYNSKLSDFGLAKAGPQGDKTHVSTRVLGTYGYAAPEYVMTGHLTTKSDVYSFGVVLLEVLTGRRSVDKKRPPGEQNLVAWARPYLSDRRRLYQLVDPRLGLNYSVRGVQKIAQICHHCLNRDSKSRPMMDEVVKHLTPLQDLNDMAAASYRPRSSPRGKARR from the exons atgcctcctcctcctccttctccgcggcACCGGCAGGAGCGCCGCGGGTGCGGCTGCTGGGCCGTGCTCGCGCGGGGGCTGCGGGGCTCCTGCTTCCGcccggcggcggccgcggccgacGCCCCGGCCGGGGCCGCGGTCAAAGGCGGCCATGTCTACGACGCAG CGGAGACGAGATACCTAAACTCTAGCAATCGAGATCTTGCAGATCATTTTCAGGGGAAGCTTGGTGACGAAAATGGTGTTGACTCATCAATTGAGAAGAAAATATCACCCAAGCTACTTGAATTCACTTTCCAAGAGCTGAAATCTGCCACTGTTAACTTCAGACCAGACAGTATTCTCGGAGAAGGTGGATTTGGGTATGTGTTCAAGGGGTGGATTGAGCCAAACAGTACAGCTCCTGCAAAACCTGGCACTGGTCTGACTGTAGCTGTCAAAAGTCTGAAGGAAAATGCTCTTCAAGGTCATAGAGAATGGGTG GCGGAAGTTGACTTTCTGGGACAGCTGCATCACAAACATCTTGTTAAGCTGATTGGATACTGTATTGAGGATGACCAAAGGCTGCTTGTGTATGAATTCATGGCACGGGGAAGTCTAGAAAATCATCTTTTCAGAA GGACTCTTCCCCTACCTTGGCCGTGCAGGATGAAGGTTGTTCTTGGTGCTGCTAAAGGTCTAGCCTTCCTACATGTTGGTCCCAAACCAGTTATTTACAGGGATTTTAAGACATCAAATATTCTTATCGATGCG GAGTACAATTCAAAACTTTCAGATTTTGGGCTCGCAAAAGCTGGCCCCCAAGGTGATAAAACCCATGTCTCTACTCGAGTTCTTGGCACCTATGGCTATGCTGCGCCCGAGTATGTAATGACAG GCCACTTAACAACCAAGAGCGACGTATATAGCTTCGGAGTCGTGCTGCTGGAGGTGCTGACTGGCAGGAGATCAGTGGACAAGAAGCGACCTCCAGGGGAGCAGAACCTCGTTGCATGGGCGAGGCCGTATCTGAGCGACCGGCGAAGGCTCTATCAGCTCGTAGACCCTCGCCTGGGACTGAACTATTCCGTCAGAGGTGTTCAGAAGATTGCCCAGATCTGCCACCACTGCCTCAACCGTGACAGCAAGTCGCGCCCGATGATGGACGAGGTTGTCAAGCATCTGACGCCGCTGCAGGACCTTAACGACATGGCCGCCGCGTCGTATAGGCCCCGGTCATCACCCCGTG GAAAGGCGCGGCGGTGA
- the LOC123153080 gene encoding protein FAR1-RELATED SEQUENCE 5 produces MSLDGGLGDDSATAGSSHGPSFTDGMSFDDVSDNGKQADAHGKNKNVCDCDDQREGGPVQQENVEHLSQEDILMFIESDSVCAAQAQTCSQEVRSYHVPYVGMVFDSCDAAHAFYNEYATICGFAIKKAGNYHATKPGGKAVSHYTYRCNRSGKVVGEDVLEERKKQRQLKKQEKTGIPPPEKAKRKRKNFIQITGCQAKMIATLKGDKWVVTVVDLEHNHTLSPPDESKYLRSHKKMTEEEKLFIRTFNSVQMPTRKIMAILSYLRGGDAPYTKKYVSNVRTAINRENGKGDMLQVLDC; encoded by the exons ATGAGTCTTGATGGTGGTTTGGGTGATGATTCAGCAACTGCTGGCTCCAGCCATGGCCCTAGTTTCACGGATGGCATGAGCTTCGATGATGTTTCAGACAATGGTAAACAAGCAGACGCACATGGAAAAAACAAGAATGTCTGTGATTGTGATGATCAACGGGAAGGTGGGCCAGTGCAACAAGAAAATGTTGAACACCTGTCACAGGAGGACATACTCATGTTCATAGAAAGTGACAGTGTCTGTGCGGCTCAGGCTCAGACTTGCAGCCAAGAAGTACGGAGCTACCATGTGCCATATGTGGGCATGGTCTTTGATTCTTGTGATGCTGCCCATGCATTCTACAATGAGTATGCAACCATTTGTGGGTTTGCAATCAAGAAAGCAGGCAACTACCATGCAACTAAACCTGGTGGCAAGGCAGTGTCCCATTACACTTACAGGTGCAACCGCTCTGGTAAAGTTGTTGGCGAGGATGTGCTTGAAGAAAGGAAAAAACAGAGGCAGCTCAAGAAGCAAGAAAAAACAGGGATCCCCCCGCCTGAGAAGGCAAAAAGGAAGAGGAAAAACTTCATACAAATAACTGGGTGCCAGGCTAAAATGATTGCAACACTAAAAGGAGACAAATGGGTTGTCACGGTTGTTGACCTGGAGCACAACCACACCCTTAGCCCTCCAGACGAGAGCAAGTATCTCAGATCGCACAAGAAGATGACAGAGGAAGAGAAGTTGTTTATCAGGACATTTAACTCTGTACAGATGCCCACTAGGAAGATTATGGCCATTCTTTCTTACCTGCGAGGGGGTGATGCACCATACACTAAGAAATATGTTAGCAATGTGAGGACGGCAATAAACAGAGAGAATGGCAAGGGAGATATGTTGCAGGTCCTTGA TTGCTAA